From a single Entelurus aequoreus isolate RoL-2023_Sb linkage group LG12, RoL_Eaeq_v1.1, whole genome shotgun sequence genomic region:
- the LOC133662939 gene encoding islet amyloid polypeptide-like codes for MYHLRVPALLLLLLVLLHCTAAAPRHRHFRSSSLGREESILPDDTTPKFLLSKNLFGLMATRSQRGLADRTSHPVEKRKCKTATCVTQRLADFLVRSSNTIGAVYAPTNVGSAAYGKRELPGHYRPL; via the exons ATGTATCACCTGAGGGTACCTGCGCTCTTACTACtgctgcttgtgttgctgcactGCACCGCTGCTGCCCCCCGACACAG ACACTTCAGGTCCAGCTCACTCGGCCGAGAGGAGAGCATTCTGCCAGATGACACCACGCCCAAGTTCCTGCTCTCCAAGAACCTCTTTGGACTCATGGCCACACGCTCACAGCGCGGCCTGGCAGACAGAACCAG CCATCCAGTGGAGAAGAGGAAGTGCAAGACGGCCACATGTGTCACGCAGAGGTTAGCAGACTTCCTGGTGCGCTCCAGTAATACCATAGGGGCGGTGTACGCTCCCACCAACGTGGGCTCGGCCGCCTACGGTAAGAGGGAGCTACCAGGCCACTACCGTCCCCTCTAG